The region TAGTGGTGAAGCCGAATTTTGTAGATGTACCTGCCGGTGTTGAAGAGACACGGCTAGGCGGTTTGTTCGTGGGGCGATTGTCCGCAGAAAAAGGTATTGATGTTCTCATGCATGCCATGGGCCATGTGCCGAGATATCCACTGAAAGTAATCGGAAGCGGGCCGGAGGAATCGCTCTTGGGTTCGCATGCAAATGTCCACGGGCTGGGCTTTATGTCCAGGGATCAAATATTCAGTCATATGCGTCAAGCCGCCTATTTGCTCATGCCAAGTATCTGGTATGAAAACTTTCCGCTTACGCTCGTGGAAGCTTTTGCCTGCGGTCTGCCGGTGATCGCCAGCCGCATGGGGGCGATGGCGGAATTGATCGAGGAAGGCAAGACGGGCCTGCTGTTCGAACCCGGCTCCGCGGTGGATTTGGCGAATAAGATTAAGTGGGCCGAGGCGAACCCGGAGGCAATGATTAAAATGGGGAAGCATGCCCGTCAAGAATACGAGGCGAAATACACATCAGAGCGCAATTTCGTGCAATTGATGGGGATATATGCCGAAGCAATCTCTGCGTGAGCAGCGAAGCAAGCCGAAAATGAATCAACGGAGCCTCCAATAATTCGTCACACCGGCGTAGGCCGGTGTCCAGTCGATTGAAAACACCGGATTCCGGCCTTCGCCGCAATGACGAAATCTGAATTACTAGAGGTCCCGTCAATTAAATACATCGGTAAAACCCCGAATACGACGGCGTACCGCCAATCCATAAATGTCTGAAAAGCCAGTATCCGCTTTATTACAGCTTTTCCAAATTCCGTAATAGTCCGTTTGGACTAGCCTATCCGTAATTCTCCGTACAAATTGTTTCATATTGCTTTTATAAAGTGCCATCCACTCGGGTGTCCCTTGTTTGCAGTGATTGCAAAGTAACTGGAGAAATCATGGATCATGGAATTTTGTTTTCAAAACAATTTATCGTTCTCGGATTGTCAGCCTTGTTTGCACTGTCGGGAAATGCCATGGCAACGACGACGGATTTGGGAGCGCAATCTGCGCCGGTCAGTCTGTCTTTCGGAGACTCATTTTTCGCGCCGCAAAACCAATTTTATGATGATTACCTGTTCAGCATTTCTCCATCATCAGTTGACTCAATTGCATCCACGATCAGCCTCGGGAATCTGTTCGGCATTAACAATCTCCAATCAAGACTCTACAGCGGGACAGTCACTACTACGGGCGTGCCCAGTGGACTGCTTGAAGCATGGAGTACCGCAATTCAAATAACCGGGACGGGCTATACCGGAACGATGGCTGTGATTAGCCCGATCACCTTGGGTGCCGGCAACTATATTCTGGAAGTCAGGGGAGATGTCGTCGGAACGTCCGGGGGCAGCTACGCAGGGTCACTTAACATTTCACCGGTGCCCGAGGCTGCGGAATGGTTGCTGATGTTGATCGGCTTGGCTATTGTCGGTTTTGTGGCCGTTCGCCGCAGGCAGAATGATGTTGGGGAAGTGTCCGGGATGCACGGGGCATATCGTGAGGGTGCGAAGGTGATAGGTTCTTTCATCCATGCGCTGTCCTGGGATGAAACACTGAATCGCATCACAACATGGGCCAAGGCGCGCGAGTCGCGCTATGTTTGTATCTGCAATGTTCATTCCGTGATTACGGCCACTCAGGATGCAGGGTTCAAGAATGTGTTGAGGCATGCGGATATGGCCACGCCAGATGGAATGCCGATTGCATGGATGTTGCGCAAGATGGGCTTTGCAAAGCAAGAGCGCATAAACGGTCCGGATTTGATGTGGAAATACTGTGCCCAAGCATCACGTAGCGGCGAAGCGGTGTATTTCTACGGTAGTACTTTTGAAACGCTGCAGCTGATGTCCGTGAAGTTGCGGAGAGCGTTTCCCGGGCTGCATATCGGTGGTGTCTATTCGCCGTTGCGTGTCGAAGGCGAGGCCGGGGCAGAGGATGAGGCGATCATTTCTGCCATCAACGAATCCGGAGCCGGTGTCGTGTTCGTCGGCCTGGGTTGTCCAAAACAGGAGAAATGGATGGCAACGCACCGCCATCGCATTCGCGCGGTAATGATAGGCGTCGGTGCGGCGTTTGATTACCACGCCGGAACGGTGCAGCGTGCGCCGGTATGGATGCAGCGCAACGGTCTGGAATGGTCCTATCGTCTTTTCTCGGATCCGCGCCGTTTGTGGAAACGTTATTTTGTCACTAATTCAATGTTTATTATCCGGGCAAGTTTGCAACTATTGCAGTATTCATGGAGAAACATGAGTTTCCCCCGCTTCACCAGTCGTCACCCAACTTTGAGTTTGAAGCAACGCGGAGTCGATGTTTCGACAGCGGTATCTGGCAGAGCTTGAAGCTTGAGATAGTGATGATTTTAAGATTCGGACTCAATAAATGATTTTAATTACAGGCGGTGCCGGCTATATTGGTTCTCATACTTGTGTTGAATTGCTCAAGGCAGGACATGAGGTGGTTGTTGTCGATAATCTCAGCAACAGCCGGATTGAGGCATTGCATCGCGTTGAAAGAATCGCGGGCAAGACGGTTTCGTATGTTATTGCGAATTTGAATGACAGGAACGCGCTACGGCAGCTGTTTTCTTCCTACCGGATTGAGGCAGTGATTCATTTTGCGGGTCTTAAAGCAGTGGGTGAATCGGTAATCAAACCGCTGCAATATTATTTCAACAATGTCAGTGGCAGTATTGCCCTGTTTGAAACGATGGCGGAATTTGGCGTGAAGCGCCTGGTTTTCAGTTCATCCGCCACGGTCTACGGCGATCCGCATGCAGTGCCGATACATGAAGATTTTCCGCTTGTTGCAACGAACCCGTATGGTCGTAGCAAACTGATGGTTGAGGATATTTTGCGCGATCTTGCGCAATCCGATTCGTCCTGGCGCATCGCGTTGCTTCGATATTTCAATCCGGTGGGCGCGCATGAGAGCGGATTGATCGGCGAAGACCCGAGCGGCATCCCAAATAACCTGATGCCATTTGTGAGTCAGGTCGCAATAGGGAGGCGTGAGGAGTTAATGGTATTCGGTAACGATTACCCCACGCACGACGGTACCGGCGTGCGGGACTACATTCATGTACTGGATCTGGCAGTAGGACATTTGGCCGCCTTGGAGGCGCTCGATAAACAAAAGGCAACGCTGACCGTCAATCTCGGCACCGGGCGCGGCTATAGCGTGCTGGATGTCATACATGCATTCGAGAAAGCCAGCGATCGTGCCGTTCCATTTCGCATTACGGAACGGCGTCCAGGCGATATCGCAGCCTGCTATGCAGATTCGGCGCGAGCGTTCGAGTTGATGGGATGGCAAGCAGTCCGCGATCTGGAGACGATGTGCCGCGATGCCTGGAACTGGCAATCGAGAAATCCTCGCGGATATATCGGGAAATGATAGCTTGTATGCGTATTTGAAATCCTGTTAATCGGTTGCCAATCCCTGACGATTTCTACGGCGATTTGCAGCAAAGCCGAGCAGGGCCAGGCCGCAGGCCATCAGAATATACTCGGCAGGTTCCGGTATTGGGCTTACCGGAAATCCGTCATCGCGATTCCACTCGTGCTGATTGATGTCTCTGTCACCGATATTAGGTATATGCGGTTCACTGCCATCTTGTTCCGGGTGCTGTCTGGAACTGTTCAGGAAACTTTCAAAGCTCGGGCCGTTTGGGTCGGCAGCAAAGGTGAAGTTGCCGTCTTTGCCTGACGCGGAGAAAATGAAGCGGACATTGGAATTGGTAAAGTCACCGGCGGTGTTGTGACTGAAAGTAGTTGAGTCTTGAGTATTGAAAATCGATGAAGATTGCCGATCCAACGCCGTGGCAGTGGCGTTGATGCTGAAAAGGCCTAAACAGGCGAACATAACTAGTGCTATCTGGAACTTAGCATGCTGTTTCATGAGGTGCTCTCCATAAAGATTAGTAAAAATATTCGTTGATGGTTGGCTGGTAATTGAAAATGCAAAATTCCGGTACTCGCTGGAATGAGAAAACCTGCGCCGTTACTGACAAGGAAACGCCGGTAAAGTTCGTTCGACCCGATCCTTCGACTCTGCGCAGGACATGATTGATATTTCCGCAATAATTAAAGATGACAACAGTCGATCCTGCCGGAAAAGGGGCGGTATTATCTGATTGGAATGTTGCAAATTTTGGTACAACATCGATGTGCAATATGAGCCGTTCGGACCAGCTTCCGATTTGGCAATTCACTCCGTGCGTCCCTGCTTAAATCTGAAATATCATTCGGTATAGAATTGCGATCTGCCGGATACTACTGAAAAGCGATATGAAAAAAATCAAAGGAATGATCCTTGCCGCAGGACAGGGCACACGAGTTAGGCCGCTTACGCAGAATCTTCCCAAACCCATGATCCCCATTCTCGGCAAACCGGTCATGGAATATCTGATAGAGCATCTGGCGAAATTCGGCGTCGATGAAATCATGGTCAACGTCGCATACAAGCATTACAAGATCGAAAACTACTTCGGCAATGGCAGTCGCTGGGGCGTGGATATCGGCTATTCCTTTGAAGGAAAGTACGAATACGGAGAGATCACCCCGAAGGCGATGGGCTCCGCCGGCGGTATGCGCAAAATCCAGGATTTTGGCGGCTTCTTCGATACCACCACGATCGTGCTCTGCGGTGATGCGCTGATCGACCTCGATATCGAAGCTGCGGTGCTGGAACACAAAGCCAAAAAGGCGATGGCCAGCGTCATTACGCTGGAAGTGCCGAATCTTGAGGTCAGCAACTACGGCGTAGTCGAAACCGACAAGGAAGGCCGCATCGTCGCCTTTCAGGAAAAGCCCAAGCCGGAAGAAGCGCGCTCCAACTTTGCCAGTACCGGCATCTATATTTTCGAACCGGAAGTAATCAACCTCATCCCGCCGGGCATGGTGTTCGATATTGGCAGCCAGCTATTTCCCATGCTCGCGGAAAAGGGCATGCCTTTTTATGCGCAAAAGCGCTTTTTCAACTGGATCGATATAGGCCATGTGCACGATTACTGGGTGGTATTGCAGCGAGTACTGAACGGCGAGATCGTGCAAATGCAGATGCCCGGCAAAGAAATCAAACCCGGAGTCTGGGTGGGACTCAACACACGCATCGACTGGGATCACGTCAAGATCATAGG is a window of Sideroxydans sp. CL21 DNA encoding:
- a CDS encoding NDP-sugar synthase; the protein is MKKIKGMILAAGQGTRVRPLTQNLPKPMIPILGKPVMEYLIEHLAKFGVDEIMVNVAYKHYKIENYFGNGSRWGVDIGYSFEGKYEYGEITPKAMGSAGGMRKIQDFGGFFDTTTIVLCGDALIDLDIEAAVLEHKAKKAMASVITLEVPNLEVSNYGVVETDKEGRIVAFQEKPKPEEARSNFASTGIYIFEPEVINLIPPGMVFDIGSQLFPMLAEKGMPFYAQKRFFNWIDIGHVHDYWVVLQRVLNGEIVQMQMPGKEIKPGVWVGLNTRIDWDHVKIIGPVYIDSGVCIEAGAEIVGPAWITRGSHICKNARVVRSVLLEYTRISANMTFEEAIVSPSYYVEHRSGETYYIGDDRTQQRWGDARGR
- the galE gene encoding UDP-glucose 4-epimerase GalE translates to MILITGGAGYIGSHTCVELLKAGHEVVVVDNLSNSRIEALHRVERIAGKTVSYVIANLNDRNALRQLFSSYRIEAVIHFAGLKAVGESVIKPLQYYFNNVSGSIALFETMAEFGVKRLVFSSSATVYGDPHAVPIHEDFPLVATNPYGRSKLMVEDILRDLAQSDSSWRIALLRYFNPVGAHESGLIGEDPSGIPNNLMPFVSQVAIGRREELMVFGNDYPTHDGTGVRDYIHVLDLAVGHLAALEALDKQKATLTVNLGTGRGYSVLDVIHAFEKASDRAVPFRITERRPGDIAACYADSARAFELMGWQAVRDLETMCRDAWNWQSRNPRGYIGK
- a CDS encoding PEP-CTERM sorting domain-containing protein (PEP-CTERM proteins occur, often in large numbers, in the proteomes of bacteria that also encode an exosortase, a predicted intramembrane cysteine proteinase. The presence of a PEP-CTERM domain at a protein's C-terminus predicts cleavage within the sorting domain, followed by covalent anchoring to some some component of the (usually Gram-negative) cell surface. Many PEP-CTERM proteins exhibit an unusual sequence composition that includes large numbers of potential glycosylation sites. Expression of one such protein has been shown restore the ability of a bacterium to form floc, a type of biofilm.), with protein sequence MKQHAKFQIALVMFACLGLFSINATATALDRQSSSIFNTQDSTTFSHNTAGDFTNSNVRFIFSASGKDGNFTFAADPNGPSFESFLNSSRQHPEQDGSEPHIPNIGDRDINQHEWNRDDGFPVSPIPEPAEYILMACGLALLGFAANRRRNRQGLATD
- a CDS encoding FxDxF family PEP-CTERM protein — its product is MPSTRVSLVCSDCKVTGEIMDHGILFSKQFIVLGLSALFALSGNAMATTTDLGAQSAPVSLSFGDSFFAPQNQFYDDYLFSISPSSVDSIASTISLGNLFGINNLQSRLYSGTVTTTGVPSGLLEAWSTAIQITGTGYTGTMAVISPITLGAGNYILEVRGDVVGTSGGSYAGSLNISPVPEAAEWLLMLIGLAIVGFVAVRRRQNDVGEVSGMHGAYREGAKVIGSFIHALSWDETLNRITTWAKARESRYVCICNVHSVITATQDAGFKNVLRHADMATPDGMPIAWMLRKMGFAKQERINGPDLMWKYCAQASRSGEAVYFYGSTFETLQLMSVKLRRAFPGLHIGGVYSPLRVEGEAGAEDEAIISAINESGAGVVFVGLGCPKQEKWMATHRHRIRAVMIGVGAAFDYHAGTVQRAPVWMQRNGLEWSYRLFSDPRRLWKRYFVTNSMFIIRASLQLLQYSWRNMSFPRFTSRHPTLSLKQRGVDVSTAVSGRA